The following coding sequences are from one Thermoflexus sp. window:
- a CDS encoding sugar ABC transporter permease, with amino-acid sequence MGRQDRRLGRRMVLPLILLLVAVQGYPMAFAVYISAHDYRLTALNEVRWVGMEQYRGLLGNSSYWTAMQNTLVFVFGAVGLELLLGFLLAYLLWRPVPAQNLFRAILLTPMFVTPIAVGLMFRFLLNNQLGIIPVWLRTIGVEIDWFGPSLALFSLILIDVWQWTPLMVLLLLAGMEALPIEPFEAARVDGASELQMIRYLVLPLIRPVILAAILIRMLDAFRVFEYVYAITRGGPGERTETILFHIYRVGFLYFRLGEAAAMAVTLAWVIFALVVLLFRILRRQEAMT; translated from the coding sequence ATGGGGCGTCAGGATCGACGATTGGGTCGCCGGATGGTTCTGCCTCTGATCCTATTGCTGGTGGCCGTCCAGGGCTATCCGATGGCCTTCGCTGTCTATATCTCGGCGCACGATTACCGACTCACCGCCCTGAATGAGGTCCGCTGGGTTGGGATGGAGCAATATCGGGGGCTGCTGGGGAATTCCTCCTACTGGACCGCTATGCAGAACACTCTGGTTTTCGTATTCGGGGCGGTGGGGCTGGAACTTCTTTTGGGTTTCCTCCTGGCTTATCTGCTTTGGCGGCCGGTGCCTGCTCAGAATCTCTTCCGCGCGATTCTGCTGACACCGATGTTTGTCACCCCTATCGCTGTCGGCCTGATGTTCCGGTTTCTACTGAACAATCAGCTCGGGATCATCCCGGTCTGGTTACGAACCATAGGGGTGGAGATCGACTGGTTTGGCCCCAGCTTGGCGCTCTTTTCCCTGATCCTGATTGATGTATGGCAGTGGACGCCGCTGATGGTGCTGCTGCTTCTGGCAGGGATGGAAGCCCTGCCAATAGAGCCCTTTGAGGCCGCTCGAGTGGACGGCGCGTCAGAGCTTCAAATGATTCGTTATTTGGTCCTTCCGCTGATCCGCCCAGTGATACTGGCAGCGATTCTGATCCGGATGCTGGATGCGTTCCGTGTGTTTGAGTATGTATACGCTATCACGAGGGGAGGGCCAGGAGAGCGCACCGAAACGATTCTGTTCCATATTTACCGGGTTGGCTTTCTTTACTTCCGATTGGGCGAGGCGGCGGCGATGGCCGTTACACTCGCCTGGGTGATCTTTGCCCTCGTGGTGCTTCTCTTCCGCATCCTGCGGCGTCAGGAGGCGATGACATGA
- a CDS encoding sugar ABC transporter substrate-binding protein, with protein sequence MLRRAMDLLIVVALFSAWLVGCRPAAPGPITLTIIMEQVPDTDVVRKLLPDFERENPGIHVVIDAMPYDAMRDKILASFMAPKATYDVIIVDNPWMDEFVAGNFLEPLDERIKAIPDYDFEDFVRPVREIGVVGGKVYGLPFYNYAVGLIVRQDLFNDSAYRDAYQKKYGKLLAPPTTLEDYVRIAQFFKEQSGGKIYGVAMQPQRGYKVFEEWKNWLYAAGGDLLDERGNVIIDRPEAVRALELYIEMYKTAAPPNSLNWGFDEALRSMASGEAAMMMSYNWMLPTLNNPQGPAGALAGKFALYEVPGGKAVLGAWHWAIPRNAPNKDASWRFISWITSKRVEKQRVILGGAPVRVSAMKDPEVWQKGFGQSYYETVLKILEDAEPLARGPKAEEIIQVVGTELNAAVAGEKTAEQALKDAAAQVRRILGQ encoded by the coding sequence ATGCTTCGGCGGGCGATGGATCTGTTGATCGTCGTGGCCCTGTTCAGTGCGTGGCTCGTGGGCTGCCGGCCTGCCGCCCCGGGCCCCATCACGCTGACGATCATCATGGAGCAGGTCCCCGACACGGACGTGGTCCGCAAGCTCCTCCCCGATTTCGAGCGGGAGAACCCCGGCATCCACGTGGTCATCGACGCGATGCCCTACGATGCCATGCGCGATAAGATCCTGGCCTCGTTTATGGCCCCCAAGGCGACTTACGATGTGATCATCGTGGACAACCCGTGGATGGATGAGTTCGTGGCCGGGAATTTCCTGGAGCCCCTGGACGAGCGGATCAAAGCAATCCCAGATTACGATTTCGAGGACTTCGTGCGTCCGGTGCGGGAGATCGGGGTAGTGGGCGGTAAGGTCTACGGTCTCCCCTTCTATAACTATGCTGTAGGTCTGATCGTGCGCCAGGATCTCTTTAACGATTCTGCTTATCGGGATGCCTACCAAAAGAAGTACGGCAAGTTGCTGGCCCCGCCCACCACCCTGGAGGATTATGTCCGCATCGCTCAGTTCTTCAAGGAGCAAAGCGGCGGGAAGATATATGGGGTGGCGATGCAGCCTCAGCGCGGCTATAAGGTCTTCGAGGAATGGAAGAACTGGCTATATGCGGCGGGCGGCGATCTGCTGGATGAGCGTGGCAATGTGATCATCGATCGGCCGGAGGCGGTGCGGGCCCTGGAGCTCTATATCGAGATGTATAAGACGGCAGCCCCGCCGAATTCCCTGAACTGGGGTTTCGATGAGGCCCTGCGGAGCATGGCGTCCGGCGAGGCGGCCATGATGATGAGTTACAACTGGATGCTACCCACCCTGAACAACCCACAGGGTCCGGCGGGCGCCCTGGCTGGCAAGTTCGCCCTCTATGAGGTCCCCGGTGGCAAGGCGGTGCTCGGGGCCTGGCACTGGGCTATCCCCCGGAATGCGCCGAACAAGGATGCTTCCTGGCGTTTCATCTCTTGGATCACCTCCAAGCGCGTGGAGAAGCAACGGGTGATTCTGGGCGGCGCGCCGGTTCGAGTGAGCGCGATGAAGGACCCCGAGGTCTGGCAGAAGGGCTTTGGGCAGAGCTATTACGAGACGGTGCTGAAGATCCTGGAGGACGCGGAGCCGCTGGCCCGCGGTCCGAAGGCAGAGGAGATCATTCAGGTGGTGGGCACCGAGCTGAATGCGGCAGTGGCTGGGGAGAAAACCGCGGAGCAGGCGTTAAAGGATGCTGCCGCCCAGGTTCGCCGCATCCTGGGCCAGTGA
- a CDS encoding FGGY-family carbohydrate kinase, which yields MARFALGIDVGTSGVKGVLIEPGGRLVAEAYAPHDLRSSYPGWSEEDPADWWRGVVSVCRQLLVNRDPREVAVVGCSGMVPALVLLDERGNPLRPAILQNDARAIEEIEWLRRNLDQEQLFARTGGYTNQQHVGPRLMWIQRHEPEIWRRTRLVLGSYDYIAYRLSGAWSLEINWAVESGLFDIYRRTWDEMFLQASHLQEELFPPVRFPTEIIGEVTREAAEATGLAPGTLVAAGSADHVASALAAGLREHGDLLIKFGAAGDILYCMDRLEPHPRLYIDYHDIPERYLLNGCMAASGSLVKWFVTQVLREEGGSATYRRLDEEAAAVPPASDGLIVLPYFLGEKTPLFDPEARGIFFGLTLSHSRGHMFRAILEAVIYGFQHHLEILQERGYPIRRVLATDGGVRSELWRQIAADVLGLPVEAHPGHPGSALGVAFVAGMGAGLFQDWAEIEAFAGPAYWNEPNPEAHRRYQEAYRLYRDLYEALKPLFPRVGRLSGG from the coding sequence ATGGCCCGCTTCGCATTGGGAATCGATGTGGGAACCAGTGGGGTGAAGGGCGTTCTGATCGAGCCGGGCGGGAGGCTGGTGGCGGAGGCCTATGCTCCCCATGATCTCCGTTCCTCCTATCCGGGATGGTCTGAGGAGGATCCGGCGGACTGGTGGCGGGGAGTGGTTTCGGTCTGCCGGCAACTTCTTGTGAATCGGGATCCGCGAGAGGTGGCCGTGGTCGGATGCAGCGGGATGGTGCCTGCCCTCGTCCTGCTGGACGAGAGGGGGAACCCCCTGCGTCCTGCTATCCTCCAGAACGATGCACGAGCCATCGAGGAGATCGAGTGGCTTCGTCGGAACCTGGATCAGGAGCAGCTTTTCGCCCGGACCGGTGGCTACACCAATCAGCAGCATGTGGGACCCCGCCTGATGTGGATCCAGCGACATGAGCCGGAGATCTGGCGTCGCACTCGTCTTGTCTTGGGTTCCTATGACTATATTGCTTACCGGCTAAGCGGGGCGTGGTCGCTGGAGATCAACTGGGCGGTGGAAAGCGGCCTGTTCGACATCTATCGACGGACGTGGGATGAGATGTTCTTGCAGGCCAGCCATCTTCAGGAGGAACTTTTCCCACCTGTGCGCTTTCCCACAGAGATCATCGGTGAGGTCACGCGGGAGGCGGCGGAGGCGACAGGTCTGGCGCCGGGAACGCTGGTGGCGGCTGGGAGCGCGGACCACGTTGCCTCCGCGCTGGCCGCTGGCCTCCGGGAGCATGGGGATCTGTTAATCAAGTTCGGCGCCGCAGGAGATATCCTGTATTGCATGGATCGCCTGGAGCCTCATCCCCGGCTTTACATCGATTATCACGATATCCCTGAGCGTTACCTTCTGAATGGATGCATGGCGGCTTCCGGCTCTCTGGTGAAGTGGTTCGTCACCCAGGTGCTGAGGGAAGAAGGTGGGTCCGCAACCTATCGCCGACTGGATGAGGAAGCCGCAGCCGTCCCGCCCGCTTCCGATGGACTGATCGTCCTGCCTTATTTCCTTGGGGAGAAGACCCCGCTCTTCGATCCGGAAGCCCGGGGGATCTTCTTTGGGCTTACCCTGAGCCACAGTCGGGGTCATATGTTCCGCGCCATCCTGGAGGCGGTGATCTATGGATTCCAGCATCATCTGGAGATCCTACAGGAGCGCGGCTATCCCATCCGACGGGTGCTGGCTACCGACGGCGGGGTGCGCAGCGAGCTGTGGCGTCAGATCGCCGCAGATGTTCTGGGGCTTCCGGTGGAGGCCCACCCCGGGCATCCCGGCTCGGCCCTGGGAGTGGCTTTCGTGGCCGGGATGGGCGCTGGCCTGTTCCAGGATTGGGCGGAGATCGAGGCCTTTGCGGGTCCGGCTTACTGGAATGAACCGAATCCCGAAGCCCACCGGCGGTATCAGGAGGCTTACCGCCTTTATCGGGACCTTTACGAAGCCCTAAAACCGCTTTTCCCTCGCGTGGGTCGACTGTCTGGGGGGTGA
- a CDS encoding carbohydrate ABC transporter permease: MPAWRILRWSRRWPILLRFGMLSIAAVAVLFPFLWIFLASLKPPVELSRPSLFGFEPTSVNWSEVWLNSSFARHFLNSVIVGGLTVIVSLIVGAPAAYAFSRFRTGGTGLRFVILAAQMMPPALFIIPFFLMAYYVGLLDTVWAVAIAHLTFIAPLVTWFLIGFFEDVPRDLEEQAMVDGCTRWQAFVQVVLPAARPGMAAAGLFAFIMSWNEMFYALMLAGGHSKTLPVAIAGYWTFRGVDMGKMSVAIISAVIPVMIASFFVQRYLVRGLGGGALKG; this comes from the coding sequence ATGCCGGCCTGGAGGATCCTGCGCTGGAGTCGGCGATGGCCGATCCTTCTTCGATTCGGTATGCTATCGATCGCCGCGGTTGCCGTCCTTTTCCCTTTCCTGTGGATTTTCTTGGCCTCCCTGAAGCCGCCGGTGGAGCTGAGCCGTCCTTCTCTCTTCGGGTTCGAACCAACCAGCGTGAACTGGTCTGAGGTCTGGTTGAACTCCTCCTTCGCCCGCCATTTCCTGAACAGCGTGATCGTAGGGGGCCTCACTGTGATCGTTTCTCTGATCGTGGGGGCCCCGGCCGCGTACGCCTTCTCTCGCTTCCGGACCGGCGGAACAGGGCTGCGCTTTGTGATCCTGGCCGCCCAGATGATGCCGCCGGCTCTTTTTATCATCCCCTTCTTCCTGATGGCTTACTATGTCGGGCTTCTGGATACGGTCTGGGCGGTGGCTATTGCCCACCTCACCTTCATTGCCCCTCTCGTGACGTGGTTTCTGATCGGGTTCTTTGAGGATGTGCCGCGGGACTTGGAGGAGCAGGCGATGGTGGATGGGTGCACGCGGTGGCAAGCCTTCGTTCAGGTTGTCCTGCCGGCCGCTCGTCCGGGCATGGCGGCTGCAGGGCTGTTCGCTTTCATCATGTCCTGGAATGAGATGTTTTACGCTCTGATGCTGGCAGGCGGGCATTCCAAGACGTTGCCGGTGGCGATCGCCGGCTACTGGACCTTCCGGGGAGTGGATATGGGGAAGATGTCGGTGGCGATCATCTCAGCGGTGATCCCAGTGATGATCGCCTCCTTCTTCGTGCAACGCTATCTGGTGCGAGGCCTTGGGGGAGGTGCCCTGAAAGGATGA
- a CDS encoding SDR family NAD(P)-dependent oxidoreductase — protein sequence MGRLDGQVAMVTGAGTGIGAAIARTLAREGAYVAVTDINEEGARQVAEEIRQSDGVAESWRLDVTRKADNVAVMDAVVAKWGRLDIVCPNAGVSTMNWVKDLTEEEWDYNFNVNTKGVFFTCQAAIPHMIRQGGGRIIITASMAGHRAVPLLAHYAASKWAVIGFGLSLAVEVGKYNIKVNLICPGFVRTSMQEREIVWEGQLRGMDPEAVRAEYVSKTPLGRIEEPQDVANAVLLLCLPEADFITGAVLDVTGGAHLT from the coding sequence ATGGGACGCCTGGATGGACAGGTTGCGATGGTAACCGGCGCGGGGACCGGGATCGGAGCGGCTATCGCCCGAACCCTGGCTCGAGAAGGGGCTTATGTGGCCGTAACGGATATTAACGAGGAAGGGGCCCGTCAGGTTGCGGAGGAGATCCGTCAATCCGATGGGGTCGCGGAATCCTGGCGTCTCGATGTCACCAGGAAGGCTGACAACGTCGCGGTGATGGATGCCGTGGTCGCTAAATGGGGACGCCTGGATATAGTCTGCCCGAACGCTGGGGTTTCCACGATGAACTGGGTGAAGGACCTCACGGAGGAGGAATGGGATTATAACTTCAACGTGAACACGAAAGGAGTGTTCTTTACCTGCCAGGCCGCTATTCCCCATATGATCCGCCAGGGCGGCGGTCGCATCATCATCACGGCGTCCATGGCCGGCCATCGGGCTGTCCCTCTGCTGGCGCACTATGCGGCCTCCAAGTGGGCGGTGATCGGCTTCGGCCTGAGTTTGGCGGTGGAAGTGGGCAAGTATAATATCAAAGTCAATCTGATCTGCCCCGGATTTGTCCGCACATCGATGCAGGAGCGCGAGATCGTGTGGGAGGGGCAGCTGCGGGGGATGGATCCAGAGGCCGTGCGCGCGGAGTATGTGAGCAAAACCCCGCTGGGGCGAATTGAGGAACCTCAGGATGTGGCCAACGCCGTGCTGT